The Verrucomicrobiota bacterium genome has a segment encoding these proteins:
- a CDS encoding glutaredoxin family protein — MIPTSIRLFIKPYUGWCTRAMDWLDQRGVSYDVIDVIADGRAYDEMVRLSGQSLAPVIEVDGKVLGDFGPPELAAWWKKEGFE; from the coding sequence ATGATACCTACCTCCATCCGACTCTTCATCAAACCCTACTGAGGCTGGTGCACCCGGGCCATGGATTGGCTCGACCAGCGCGGGGTCAGCTACGATGTGATCGATGTCATCGCGGATGGCAGGGCCTACGATGAGATGGTCCGGCTTTCGGGCCAATCGCTCGCGCCCGTCATCGAGGTGGATGGCAAGGTGCTGGGTGACTTCGGCCCTCCCGAGTTGGCGGCGTGGTGGAAGAAGGAAGGCTTCGAGTGA
- a CDS encoding sulfatase: protein MRSRLLALALGLPMLALAATSAQRNVVLFVVDDMSLDAGCYGNKTIKTPHIDRLAADGVRFDHAFCTTASCSASRSVILSGLHNHANGQFGHQHSFHHFAAFSSVRSLPVVMAENGYRTARTGKFHVAPDDVFRFETVIPAAGGNRNTVRMAENCRDFIARGDKPFFLYFCTSDPHRGGGTMPGDPLKPDAFGNNQPYEGITEIRYDPAEVTVPPYLPDNAETRAEIAQYYQAISRLDQGLGRLLALLKDAGQLDNTVVIFTGDNGMAFPGSKTTLYDPGSRLPLIVRSPDHPRGKVCNAMVSWVDLTPTILDIAGVKEVKGRLVQGEPEFSGGAPKTGAPKAAAKKKQAEDSIYRFHGRSFLPALSQANPAGWDEVYASHTFHEITMYYPMRVVRTRDYKLILNLAHQLPFPFASDIYASATWQGVLKRSDSMFGPRRTADFLHRQRYELYDLKADPTESRNLAGDPKLAKVQAELSARLEAFQRRTSDPWIVKYNYE from the coding sequence ATGAGATCTCGCCTGCTGGCACTCGCGCTCGGACTGCCAATGCTCGCGCTGGCCGCCACGAGCGCGCAGCGGAATGTCGTCCTTTTCGTGGTGGACGACATGAGTCTGGACGCCGGTTGCTACGGCAACAAGACGATCAAAACACCCCACATCGACCGACTCGCAGCGGACGGGGTGCGCTTCGACCACGCGTTTTGCACGACAGCCAGTTGCAGCGCGAGCCGGTCCGTGATCTTGAGCGGCTTGCACAACCATGCCAACGGTCAGTTCGGTCACCAGCACAGCTTTCATCACTTCGCAGCCTTCAGTTCCGTGCGCAGTTTGCCGGTCGTGATGGCCGAGAATGGATATCGCACCGCTCGCACCGGCAAGTTTCACGTAGCTCCGGACGACGTGTTCCGATTCGAAACCGTCATTCCCGCGGCGGGAGGGAACCGCAACACAGTCCGAATGGCCGAAAACTGCCGCGATTTCATCGCGAGGGGGGACAAGCCCTTCTTCCTCTACTTCTGCACGTCGGATCCGCACCGCGGAGGCGGCACCATGCCGGGCGACCCGCTGAAACCGGATGCCTTCGGGAATAACCAGCCCTACGAAGGAATCACCGAGATTCGTTATGACCCGGCGGAAGTCACGGTCCCGCCGTATCTCCCTGACAACGCCGAGACGCGAGCAGAGATCGCGCAATACTACCAGGCGATCTCGCGCCTCGACCAGGGGCTCGGGCGCTTGCTGGCCTTGTTGAAGGACGCTGGCCAACTCGACAACACCGTCGTCATCTTCACCGGCGACAATGGCATGGCTTTCCCCGGTTCGAAGACCACGCTTTACGACCCGGGCTCCCGCCTGCCGCTCATCGTCCGGAGCCCCGACCACCCGCGCGGAAAGGTTTGCAACGCGATGGTCTCGTGGGTGGACCTCACGCCGACCATCCTCGACATCGCCGGTGTGAAAGAAGTGAAGGGCCGGCTGGTTCAGGGCGAACCCGAATTCAGTGGCGGCGCGCCCAAGACCGGCGCCCCGAAGGCGGCCGCGAAGAAGAAGCAAGCCGAGGACTCAATCTACAGATTCCACGGGCGATCGTTTCTGCCCGCGCTCTCGCAAGCGAACCCAGCCGGCTGGGATGAAGTCTACGCATCGCACACTTTCCACGAGATCACCATGTATTACCCGATGCGCGTCGTGCGGACGCGCGACTACAAGCTCATTCTGAACCTCGCGCACCAGCTCCCGTTCCCGTTCGCATCCGATATCTACGCGTCCGCGACATGGCAGGGCGTGCTCAAGCGCAGCGACTCAATGTTCGGCCCGCGCCGCACCGCGGACTTCCTCCACCGTCAACGCTACGAGTTGTATGACCTCAAAGCAGATCCCACCGAGTCGCGAAATCTGGCCGGCGATCCCAAACTGGCGAAAGTGCAGGCTGAATTGAGTGCAAGGCTTGAAGCTTTCCAGCGGCGCACCAGTGACCCGTGGATCGTGAAATACAATTATGAATAG
- a CDS encoding transglutaminase domain-containing protein: MKPRRDARHSLWNTLADSSFPARFVIKALLFILVLGFVLFPNPVLFLRHIGNFKNHDALITTNLPALVEINAEINKLLPTNATPKQELQAVERFVYKNIKYQYDWYNWLNADYWPTAADVWERKREDCDGRAVLAASILRSRGFTNAMLVANVNHVWVSVGEDELMGPHREKNLRREGNKVVVSLPGFSTWMDMVAQLSAFPALRSLIIIFVAAGLMFHPCRHKGAFCLVAVLALTGYILLFEWSALRMKGDFPGFTLNFFLGASAVLAAATAALFSQRMLDRRRGTPPKPQFEDPGQRSIAVKLTQS; encoded by the coding sequence ATGAAACCCCGCCGCGACGCCCGTCACTCGTTGTGGAACACGCTCGCGGATTCCTCCTTCCCCGCGCGGTTCGTCATCAAGGCCCTCCTTTTCATCCTCGTCCTCGGATTCGTCCTGTTCCCGAATCCCGTGCTGTTCCTCCGGCACATCGGCAACTTCAAGAATCACGACGCGCTCATTACGACGAATCTCCCGGCGCTGGTGGAGATCAACGCCGAGATCAACAAGCTGCTGCCGACGAATGCGACGCCGAAACAGGAACTCCAAGCCGTCGAGCGGTTCGTTTACAAGAACATCAAGTATCAATACGACTGGTATAACTGGCTGAACGCCGATTACTGGCCGACCGCCGCGGACGTTTGGGAGCGCAAGCGCGAAGACTGCGACGGGCGCGCTGTCCTCGCCGCGAGCATCCTGCGCTCGCGCGGCTTCACCAACGCCATGCTGGTTGCCAACGTCAACCACGTCTGGGTCAGCGTCGGCGAGGACGAACTCATGGGCCCGCACCGCGAGAAGAACCTCCGCCGCGAAGGCAACAAGGTCGTGGTTTCGCTTCCAGGTTTCTCGACATGGATGGACATGGTCGCCCAACTCAGCGCATTTCCGGCCCTGCGGTCGCTCATCATTATCTTCGTTGCCGCCGGCTTGATGTTTCACCCCTGCCGCCACAAGGGCGCCTTTTGCCTCGTTGCCGTGCTCGCGCTGACGGGCTACATCCTCCTCTTCGAATGGTCCGCGCTGAGGATGAAGGGTGACTTTCCTGGTTTTACGCTGAATTTCTTCCTCGGCGCATCGGCCGTCCTGGCGGCTGCAACCGCCGCGCTCTTCAGTCAACGCATGCTCGATCGTCGTCGTGGAACCCCGCCCAAGCCCCAGTTCGAAGACCCCGGCCAGCGTTCGATTGCCGTCAAGCTCACGCAGTCGTGA
- a CDS encoding M23 family metallopeptidase, translating into MVACFAPLVTHAQPFSLPTANRAIFKAGGEDEYFVPTPGKDWRSGTFGCVRSEGMQLHEGLDIRAVQRDKQGEPMDAVLATADGSVAYVNRKPGLSNYGNYVVLRHPMEGIEVLSLYAHLKSVRGDLKPGSGVKSGDAIGVMGRTTNTKTPITRERAHLHFEINLLASERFAEWHDHALPGQQNDHGRFNGQNLLGLDPRAILLAQRAEGPSFSLVRFLRNQTELCRVIMLKRDLAWAQRFYPLVRRNAAAEAEGIAGYELRLNFNGVPFQLTPRAPSELTRKEKFQLLSVNEAEQRANPARTLVAKQGGRWELTANGTRLLELLAY; encoded by the coding sequence ATGGTGGCGTGCTTCGCCCCGCTGGTGACGCATGCGCAACCCTTCAGCTTGCCCACGGCCAATCGCGCAATCTTCAAGGCGGGGGGCGAGGACGAGTATTTCGTGCCGACCCCGGGAAAGGACTGGCGCAGCGGCACGTTTGGTTGCGTGCGAAGCGAAGGCATGCAGTTGCACGAGGGACTCGACATCCGAGCCGTTCAACGAGACAAGCAAGGCGAACCGATGGATGCCGTCCTCGCGACAGCCGATGGATCCGTCGCCTACGTGAATCGCAAGCCGGGACTTTCCAATTACGGCAACTACGTGGTGCTCCGGCATCCAATGGAGGGGATCGAGGTTCTCTCGCTTTACGCGCACTTGAAGTCCGTCCGTGGGGATTTGAAGCCTGGGTCAGGCGTGAAATCAGGCGATGCGATCGGCGTGATGGGGCGCACGACGAACACCAAAACCCCGATCACACGCGAGCGCGCGCACCTTCACTTTGAGATTAACTTGCTTGCCAGCGAACGGTTTGCGGAGTGGCACGACCACGCTTTGCCCGGCCAGCAGAACGATCACGGCCGCTTCAACGGGCAGAATCTCCTCGGCTTGGACCCGCGGGCCATTCTGCTTGCCCAGCGCGCCGAGGGACCGAGTTTCAGCCTGGTCCGATTCCTCCGGAACCAGACGGAACTTTGCCGCGTGATCATGCTCAAGCGCGATCTCGCGTGGGCGCAGCGCTTCTACCCGCTGGTCAGGCGCAACGCCGCCGCGGAGGCGGAAGGCATCGCCGGCTACGAGTTGCGGCTGAACTTCAACGGGGTTCCATTCCAGCTCACGCCCCGCGCCCCGTCTGAACTCACGCGCAAGGAGAAGTTCCAGCTGCTCTCGGTGAATGAAGCTGAGCAGCGCGCCAACCCCGCGCGAACGCTCGTCGCCAAGCAGGGCGGCCGCTGGGAATTGACCGCGAATGGAACGCGCTTGCTCGAACTGCTCGCGTATTGA
- a CDS encoding radical SAM/Cys-rich domain protein, with translation MNRFDQQLGRHGLALRRAALHTLQVNLGRKCNQACRHCHVDAAPWRTEMMDEGTARRIGEWIRDHRPAVVDITGGAPELSEHFRYCVETARAAGARVIDRCNLTIIEEPGFGWLPDYLAAQAVGVIASLPCYLAENVSKQRGNGVFEKSISALRKLNAAGYGTRLTLNLVYNPLGPTLPPPQAALEADYKDALLRDHGVVFNHLFTMTNQPIARFADDLRKQDRWDEYLELLANSFNPATVDGLMCRNTLSVGWRGELYDCDFNQMLEMQLRNPAPESGLFLWDVIPAQLDGAAIQTGSHCLACTAGCGSSCTGALETTDAAAGSKIRATSQPEARASAA, from the coding sequence ATGAACCGCTTCGACCAGCAGCTTGGCAGGCACGGCCTCGCCTTGCGCCGGGCGGCACTGCACACGCTCCAAGTCAACCTCGGCCGCAAGTGCAACCAGGCTTGCCGCCATTGCCACGTGGACGCGGCGCCGTGGCGCACGGAGATGATGGACGAGGGGACGGCGCGGCGCATTGGCGAGTGGATTCGCGATCATCGGCCGGCGGTTGTGGACATCACGGGCGGCGCGCCGGAGCTGAGCGAGCACTTTCGCTACTGCGTTGAGACGGCGCGGGCGGCGGGCGCGCGCGTGATCGACCGGTGCAATCTCACGATCATTGAGGAGCCGGGGTTCGGCTGGCTGCCGGACTATCTCGCCGCGCAAGCAGTCGGAGTGATTGCGTCACTGCCGTGCTATCTGGCCGAGAATGTCAGCAAACAGCGAGGGAATGGGGTCTTCGAGAAGAGCATCAGCGCGTTGCGAAAGCTCAACGCCGCGGGCTACGGGACGCGGCTGACGCTAAACCTCGTTTACAACCCGCTCGGCCCCACGCTGCCGCCGCCGCAGGCGGCACTGGAGGCGGATTACAAGGACGCGCTGCTGCGCGATCACGGCGTCGTGTTCAATCACCTCTTCACGATGACGAACCAGCCCATCGCGCGCTTCGCGGATGACTTGCGGAAGCAGGACCGATGGGACGAATACCTCGAACTGCTCGCAAACAGCTTCAACCCGGCGACCGTGGACGGATTGATGTGCCGGAACACCTTGAGCGTCGGCTGGCGCGGGGAACTTTACGATTGCGACTTCAATCAAATGCTCGAGATGCAGCTCCGCAATCCCGCGCCGGAGTCGGGACTGTTCCTGTGGGACGTGATCCCCGCTCAACTCGACGGCGCGGCGATCCAGACGGGCTCGCACTGTCTCGCTTGCACCGCAGGCTGCGGAAGCAGCTGCACCGGCGCGCTGGAAACGACTGATGCCGCTGCAGGGAGCAAAATCCGTGCTACTTCGCAACCGGAGGCGCGGGCTTCGGCAGCTTGA
- the lipA gene encoding lipoyl synthase, whose product MTATLESPPPARQRLPGWLRLPLPTSDSFGRTRHLLAELRLHTVCESAKCPNHWECWSRGTATFMIAGDRCTRACGFCAVTTAKPLALEADEPARVAEATSRMGLKHVVITAVARDDLADGGADHFAKTIGAVRQACPGIVVEVLTPDFNDCDAAIDAVLAAAPDIFNHNLETVRRLTPAVRHRATYERSLRVLAKVKARQSRGVTKSGLMLGLGETVEEVRVAMKDLREAGCDLLTLGQYLQPTVKHLPVVEFVPPEKFDELRAVAVSMGFVHVASGPLVRSSYHADHFRPAAKER is encoded by the coding sequence ATGACAGCGACTCTTGAATCCCCGCCACCGGCAAGACAGCGGTTGCCGGGTTGGTTGCGCCTGCCTTTGCCGACGAGCGATTCGTTCGGGCGCACGCGCCATCTGCTCGCCGAATTGCGACTGCACACGGTCTGCGAGAGTGCGAAGTGTCCAAACCACTGGGAGTGCTGGAGTCGGGGCACGGCCACGTTCATGATCGCCGGCGACCGCTGCACGCGGGCGTGTGGGTTTTGCGCGGTCACGACAGCGAAGCCCCTTGCTCTCGAAGCCGACGAACCGGCGCGCGTGGCCGAGGCTACGAGTCGGATGGGCTTGAAGCACGTTGTCATCACGGCGGTCGCACGCGACGACCTCGCCGACGGCGGCGCGGATCACTTTGCAAAGACGATTGGCGCCGTTCGCCAGGCGTGTCCCGGCATTGTGGTTGAGGTGCTCACTCCGGATTTCAATGACTGCGACGCCGCCATCGACGCGGTGCTTGCCGCTGCGCCGGACATCTTCAACCACAATCTCGAGACGGTGCGGCGGCTCACACCCGCGGTGCGGCACCGTGCGACCTACGAGCGCTCATTGCGTGTCCTCGCGAAGGTCAAAGCTCGCCAATCGCGTGGGGTCACCAAATCCGGGCTGATGCTCGGACTCGGGGAGACAGTTGAGGAAGTTCGGGTCGCGATGAAAGACCTGCGTGAAGCGGGTTGCGACCTGCTCACGCTCGGCCAGTATTTGCAGCCGACGGTGAAGCACCTGCCCGTCGTGGAGTTTGTCCCGCCGGAGAAGTTCGATGAGCTGCGAGCAGTGGCCGTCTCGATGGGCTTTGTTCACGTGGCGAGCGGGCCGCTGGTGCGCAGCTCGTATCACGCGGACCATTTCCGCCCCGCGGCGAAGGAGCGGTGA
- a CDS encoding NAD(P)H-dependent oxidoreductase, with protein MILLLSGTNRPGSNTRHIVRHLESSYAALRAPCHVLDLAQLPPEIFAASSYAVKPDSFAPFADAVLRSAGLHVVTPEYNGSFPGVLKYFIDMLKFPESFERRPVCFTGVSAGMFGALRPVEQLQQIFGYRNAITFPERVFLPGIGSLLDDHGALRDPELAGRLQRQAAGFVEFVERVKGVPLR; from the coding sequence ATGATCCTACTCCTCTCCGGAACCAACCGCCCCGGCAGCAACACGCGCCACATCGTGCGTCACCTCGAATCGAGCTACGCTGCGCTGCGCGCTCCCTGTCACGTCCTCGACCTTGCGCAACTCCCGCCCGAGATTTTCGCCGCATCCTCCTACGCTGTGAAACCCGACAGCTTCGCACCGTTCGCGGACGCGGTTCTTCGATCCGCCGGCCTGCACGTCGTGACGCCCGAATACAACGGCTCCTTTCCTGGCGTGCTCAAATACTTCATCGACATGCTCAAGTTCCCTGAGAGTTTCGAGCGCCGGCCGGTCTGTTTCACGGGAGTCTCCGCCGGCATGTTCGGCGCCCTGAGACCCGTCGAGCAGTTGCAGCAAATCTTCGGATATCGCAACGCCATCACTTTCCCTGAGCGAGTCTTCCTGCCGGGAATCGGCTCGCTGCTCGACGACCACGGCGCGTTGAGAGACCCCGAACTCGCAGGCCGCCTGCAAAGGCAGGCCGCAGGATTCGTTGAGTTCGTCGAGCGCGTGAAGGGCGTGCCACTCCGGTGA
- a CDS encoding sulfurtransferase, which produces MDHSPAFLRLVDDAKSRIREITLDDARSILDHNPAAVLLDVREESEWTAAHAAGAQYLGKGVLERDLERRFPDCATEIIMYCGGGFRSALACDAAQNMGYRNVSSLIGGYKALAAAGWPLKGGT; this is translated from the coding sequence ATGGACCACTCGCCCGCCTTCCTGCGCCTCGTGGATGACGCAAAGTCCCGCATCCGCGAGATCACCCTCGACGACGCTCGCTCCATCCTCGACCACAATCCCGCTGCAGTGCTGCTCGACGTGCGCGAGGAAAGCGAGTGGACTGCCGCCCACGCCGCCGGCGCGCAATACCTGGGCAAGGGCGTTCTCGAACGCGATCTTGAGCGGCGATTCCCGGACTGCGCGACCGAGATCATCATGTATTGCGGCGGCGGCTTCCGCTCTGCGCTCGCGTGCGATGCCGCACAAAACATGGGCTACCGGAATGTCTCGTCCCTCATCGGCGGCTACAAGGCGCTCGCCGCCGCGGGATGGCCGTTGAAGGGCGGTACGTAA
- a CDS encoding cupin domain-containing protein, translated as MDVTPLDAVPAFTTKDGSEIRELLAHRNSAIRNQSLAEARVPVGGSTLEHYHPKAEEIYFITHGTGRMRIESEQRDVRAGDAIAIPPGRKHKLWNLGAETLRLLCCCAPGYEHSDTIITE; from the coding sequence ATGGATGTGACGCCACTCGACGCGGTGCCTGCCTTCACGACGAAGGACGGCTCCGAGATTCGCGAACTGCTCGCCCACCGCAATTCCGCCATTCGCAACCAGTCGCTGGCCGAGGCGCGTGTGCCGGTGGGCGGCAGCACGCTGGAGCACTACCACCCGAAGGCGGAGGAGATCTACTTCATCACACACGGCACGGGCCGGATGCGTATCGAGAGTGAACAGCGCGACGTGCGCGCGGGCGACGCCATCGCCATCCCGCCGGGCCGGAAGCACAAGCTTTGGAACCTCGGCGCAGAGACGCTTCGCCTGCTCTGCTGCTGCGCGCCGGGATACGAGCACAGTGATACGATCATCACGGAATGA